Proteins encoded by one window of Polaribacter haliotis:
- the typA gene encoding translational GTPase TypA, which yields MQIRNIAIIAHVDHGKTTLVDKIIDQAKVLDDRKERTDLLLDNNDLERERGITILSKNVSVQYKGTKINVIDTPGHADFGGEVERVLKMADGVLLLVDAFEGPMPQTRFVLGKALELGLTPIVVVNKVDKENCTPDIVHEKVFDLMFALEATEEQLDFATIYGSAKNNWMSTDWKNETDNIIPLLDAVIESIPATKYNEGTAQMQITSLDFSSFTGRIAIGRVFRGDLEVGKDYMLCKADGSTKKVRIKELHVFEGMGKAQVDKVPCGDICAITGLDGFEIGDTVADLDNPEALPRTEIDQPTMSMLFTINNSPFFGKEGKYVTSRHLRDRLFKELEKNLALKVETTDSEDKFNVFGRGVLHLSVLIETMRREGYELQVGRPQVILKEIDGVKCEPYETLSIDVPEDVASKAINLVSLRKGDMLVMEPKGDLQHLEFSIPSRGLIGLRNKILTATAGAAIINHRFSEYGPYKGDFTEEIKGAIVSSAAGKATAYALNRLQDRGRFFIDINQEIYIGQVIGENSKSDEMAVNLIKGKQLTNMRKSGTDDAMKIAPKVDFSLEENMEYIKDDEYLEVTPESLRMRKINFKG from the coding sequence ATGCAAATTAGAAACATCGCTATTATAGCTCACGTTGATCACGGAAAAACAACATTAGTAGATAAAATTATAGATCAAGCAAAAGTTTTAGACGATCGTAAAGAACGTACAGACTTATTGTTAGATAATAACGATTTAGAACGTGAAAGAGGAATTACAATTCTTTCAAAAAACGTTTCTGTACAATATAAAGGAACAAAAATTAATGTAATTGATACTCCTGGTCACGCCGATTTTGGTGGAGAAGTAGAGCGTGTATTAAAGATGGCAGATGGAGTTTTATTATTAGTAGATGCATTCGAAGGGCCAATGCCACAAACTCGTTTTGTATTAGGTAAAGCTTTAGAATTAGGGTTAACTCCAATTGTTGTAGTAAACAAGGTAGACAAAGAAAACTGTACACCAGATATTGTACACGAAAAAGTATTCGATTTAATGTTTGCATTAGAAGCAACAGAAGAACAATTAGATTTTGCAACTATTTATGGGTCTGCAAAAAACAATTGGATGTCTACAGATTGGAAAAACGAAACAGACAATATTATACCTTTATTAGATGCAGTAATAGAATCTATTCCAGCAACAAAATATAACGAGGGTACTGCTCAAATGCAAATTACTTCTTTAGACTTTTCTTCTTTTACAGGTAGAATAGCAATTGGACGTGTTTTTAGAGGTGATTTAGAAGTAGGTAAAGATTATATGCTTTGTAAAGCAGACGGTTCTACTAAAAAAGTAAGAATTAAAGAATTACACGTATTCGAAGGAATGGGTAAAGCACAAGTAGATAAAGTTCCTTGTGGAGATATTTGTGCAATTACTGGTTTAGATGGTTTTGAAATTGGAGATACAGTCGCAGATTTAGATAATCCAGAAGCATTGCCAAGAACAGAAATTGACCAACCTACAATGAGTATGTTGTTTACAATTAACAATTCTCCTTTCTTTGGTAAAGAAGGTAAATATGTAACATCTCGTCACTTAAGAGACAGATTGTTTAAAGAATTAGAAAAAAATCTTGCATTAAAAGTAGAAACTACAGATTCTGAAGATAAATTTAACGTTTTCGGACGTGGAGTTTTACACTTATCTGTTTTAATAGAAACAATGCGTAGAGAAGGGTATGAATTACAAGTGGGTAGACCACAAGTAATCCTTAAAGAAATAGATGGTGTAAAGTGCGAACCTTACGAAACTCTATCTATAGATGTTCCTGAAGATGTAGCTTCTAAAGCAATTAACTTGGTGTCACTTAGAAAAGGAGACATGTTAGTTATGGAGCCAAAAGGAGATTTACAACATTTAGAGTTTTCTATACCTTCTAGAGGTTTAATTGGTTTAAGAAATAAAATTTTAACTGCAACAGCTGGTGCAGCAATTATAAATCACCGTTTTTCTGAATATGGGCCTTACAAAGGAGATTTTACTGAGGAGATAAAAGGAGCAATTGTTTCTTCTGCTGCAGGTAAAGCAACTGCATATGCGTTAAACCGTTTACAAGATAGAGGACGTTTCTTTATTGATATTAACCAAGAAATTTACATTGGTCAGGTGATTGGAGAAAACTCTAAATCAGATGAAATGGCTGTGAATTTAATTAAAGGAAAGCAATTAACAAACATGCGTAAATCTGGTACAGATGACGCAATGAAAATTGCACCAAAAGTAGATTTCTCTTTAGAGGAAAATATGGAATATATTAAAGATGATGAGTATTTAGAAGTTACTCCAGAGAGTTTACGTATGCGTAAAATCAATTTTAAAGGATAA
- a CDS encoding LETM1 domain-containing protein, which produces MKTVEEIKILLHKNKLRLHQELLQSKEAMALIKKATHTNLTVEEKLKIRIQMLDICKAIPALTVFMLPGGALLLPLLIKLIPDILPSAFRDTPDSK; this is translated from the coding sequence ATGAAAACCGTAGAGGAAATTAAAATTTTACTACACAAAAATAAATTGAGGTTACACCAAGAGTTACTTCAAAGTAAAGAAGCTATGGCTTTAATAAAAAAAGCAACACATACAAATTTAACAGTAGAAGAGAAGTTAAAAATTCGAATTCAAATGTTAGATATTTGTAAGGCAATACCAGCTTTAACTGTGTTTATGCTTCCAGGTGGCGCACTTTTATTACCACTTCTAATAAAATTAATTCCCGATATTTTACCATCCGCATTTAGAGACACACCAGATAGCAAATAA
- a CDS encoding proline dehydrogenase family protein — protein sequence MKLFDNTEVAFALKTDSQLERAYFLFKMIQSQPMVRIGSAVTNFALKAHLPIEGLIRSTVFDHFCGGVTEEDCLPIIDNMHKNGSVHSVLDYSVEGKDKEVSFDGALKIILKIVDFCEEKKSIPFAVFKPSGFGRFGLYQKISEGKELTKDEQAEWNRVLVRFHTVCKAALKKDVPLLIDAEESWMQKAADELIEDLMETYNKEKAIVFNTLQMYRHDRLEYLKDLHQKAHQKGFHIGMKVVRGAYMEKERERAEENGYPSPICENKAATDINYDKAIEYMMEHPKMALFAGTHNEESSYLVMDLANKYGIKKDDNRLWFGQLFGMSDHISYNLADQGYNVAKYLPFGPVRDVMPYLIRRAEENTSVSGQTSRELNLIKTEKKRRKL from the coding sequence ATGAAACTTTTCGATAATACTGAAGTAGCTTTTGCTTTAAAAACAGATTCTCAACTAGAACGTGCTTATTTTCTATTTAAAATGATTCAAAGTCAACCAATGGTAAGAATTGGTAGTGCAGTAACCAATTTTGCGTTAAAAGCGCATTTGCCAATCGAAGGTTTAATACGTTCGACTGTTTTCGACCATTTTTGTGGTGGAGTAACAGAAGAAGATTGTCTACCAATTATCGATAATATGCATAAAAATGGGAGTGTGCATAGTGTTTTAGACTATTCTGTAGAAGGTAAAGATAAAGAAGTAAGTTTCGATGGAGCTTTAAAAATTATTTTAAAGATTGTAGACTTTTGTGAAGAAAAAAAGTCCATTCCTTTTGCAGTATTTAAACCATCTGGGTTTGGGAGATTTGGTTTATATCAAAAAATATCAGAAGGAAAAGAATTAACAAAAGACGAGCAAGCAGAATGGAATAGAGTTTTAGTTCGTTTTCATACAGTTTGTAAGGCAGCACTTAAAAAGGACGTTCCATTATTAATAGATGCAGAAGAAAGTTGGATGCAAAAAGCGGCAGACGAGCTTATTGAAGATCTTATGGAAACTTACAACAAAGAAAAAGCCATTGTATTTAATACACTTCAAATGTATAGACACGATCGTTTGGAGTATTTAAAAGATTTACATCAAAAAGCACATCAAAAAGGGTTTCATATAGGTATGAAAGTTGTTAGAGGAGCTTACATGGAAAAAGAAAGAGAAAGAGCAGAAGAAAATGGATATCCATCTCCAATTTGCGAAAATAAAGCAGCTACAGATATAAATTACGACAAAGCGATTGAATATATGATGGAGCATCCAAAAATGGCACTTTTCGCAGGAACTCATAACGAAGAAAGTTCCTATTTAGTAATGGATTTGGCTAATAAATATGGTATTAAAAAAGACGATAATAGACTTTGGTTTGGTCAATTATTTGGTATGAGCGATCACATTAGTTACAATTTAGCAGACCAAGGATATAATGTAGCAAAATACCTTCCATTTGGTCCAGTAAGAGATGTTATGCCATATTTAATAAGACGAGCAGAAGAAAACACATCAGTTTCAGGTCAAACAAGTAGAGAGCTAAATTTAATAAAAACAGAAAAAAAACGTAGAAAATTATAA
- the aroB gene encoding 3-dehydroquinate synthase, with translation MKTIQAVSYPVHFQDKAYKELSSLITKNGYSTIFILVDENTFEHCYPKFIPNLDSEKRIEVIEIESGEINKNIETCIGVWNAITELGGDRKSLLITLGGGVITDLGGFVASCFKRGIDFVNIPTTLLSMVDASVGGKTGVDLGVLKNQIGLFSNPEMVIVDVDFLTTVTEREIKSGMAEIIKYGVTYDIKLFKEIKKNKGLHINDLIFRSIEIKNEVVLQDPKEKNLRKILNFGHTIGHAIESFYLESEDKKNLTHGEAIAIGMVCESYISNKLLNFPETKLNEIKEVVLSIYDRINLLKEDFAGIMELLKHDKKNVNGQVNFVLLNDYENHKLDCKVTEDLIVDSMEFYNF, from the coding sequence ATGAAAACTATTCAAGCAGTAAGCTATCCTGTTCATTTTCAGGATAAAGCATATAAAGAACTCTCTAGTTTAATTACAAAAAATGGTTATTCTACTATTTTTATTTTAGTTGATGAGAATACTTTTGAGCATTGTTATCCAAAATTTATTCCAAATTTAGATTCAGAAAAAAGAATTGAAGTGATAGAAATTGAATCTGGAGAGATTAATAAAAACATAGAAACTTGTATAGGTGTTTGGAACGCAATTACAGAACTTGGTGGTGATAGAAAAAGTTTACTAATTACTTTGGGTGGTGGTGTAATAACAGATTTAGGTGGTTTTGTGGCTTCTTGTTTTAAACGTGGAATCGACTTTGTAAATATTCCTACAACTTTACTTTCTATGGTTGATGCTTCTGTTGGTGGAAAAACGGGTGTTGATTTAGGTGTTTTAAAAAACCAAATTGGTTTGTTTTCGAACCCAGAAATGGTAATTGTAGATGTAGATTTTTTAACTACAGTAACTGAGAGAGAAATAAAATCTGGAATGGCAGAAATTATTAAATATGGAGTTACATACGACATTAAACTATTCAAAGAGATAAAGAAAAATAAAGGATTACATATCAACGATTTAATATTCAGGTCTATTGAGATTAAAAATGAAGTAGTTTTACAAGATCCAAAAGAAAAAAATTTACGTAAAATATTAAATTTCGGTCATACAATTGGGCACGCAATTGAATCTTTTTATCTTGAATCTGAGGACAAAAAAAACCTAACTCATGGTGAAGCAATTGCTATTGGAATGGTTTGTGAAAGTTACATTTCTAACAAACTTTTAAATTTTCCAGAAACCAAATTAAACGAAATAAAAGAGGTTGTATTGTCTATTTATGATAGAATAAATCTTTTAAAAGAAGATTTCGCTGGAATTATGGAATTATTAAAACACGATAAGAAAAACGTAAACGGACAAGTAAATTTCGTGCTGTTAAATGATTATGAAAACCATAAATTAGATTGTAAAGTTACTGAAGATTTAATTGTGGATAGTATGGAGTTTTATAATTTTTAA
- a CDS encoding outer membrane beta-barrel protein, with protein sequence MNLNKWIFLLLIFMGSKVSFSQIIGKVVDNEDNYPLEYATAALYNQVDKKLVAGVVTNNNGVFSISNIKPGTYYLEASFIGYQVKTISSIVINSKGEKKDIGTIKILLGSGNQLNEVVIKTEKQTVSHKIDRQVFDTKKYQSTVGGNAVDVVKNLPSVTIDGLGEISVRGSKGFTVLINGKPTQGDPTTILAQLPANAMQSIELITAPSAKYDPEGKGGIINILTKKGAINGIFAQINVRGGFPSIEGYDTKVAAKRYGIDATINKRTDNWNISVGASYQKNDKTGRREGDMFIVNTPENKTTFLPSDGERSFDEITYNGRFNVDYTPNEKDNFSLGFFAGKRTKERLADIVYFDNHAISPIRSNNREYTFAYYNHNLRIRKGDFALGSFDYSHKFDNKSKISTSILYEYTFLGGPTENDNLGFPDNTIVYQKEFNTNDNPLYGTRFNLDYQWKPFSFGTLETGYQYRDLDHTGKFVYERDGVLVPEFSSDVSLKRVIHSGYAQITGKKNKWDYAVGARLESMDREYKEALQSETAENIYDYDFVKLFPSASLQYKIDDKTNIKTAYSKRVERTTTFKMNSFAEREHSEVFEQGDNTLLPEFIDLVELGITKKLKGGNSIYGTVYYRHVNNVINRVNTLAYESNGAVLDSIINRVYSNVGKSNSIGLEIGATIKPAKNWTNFIGANVYNYAINGVLNFRHRDGVERNYDIDTKATVYSFNLNSTYNFWENASLQFTFNYLSDRNTAMGEDSRFYSPNLTFRKKFMDNRLTATLQWQNMDMGLLNTNEQRITTSRANQFYTTTNYRYEVDMVSLNLSYTFNAAKNKSKFIDSEFGKREF encoded by the coding sequence ATGAATTTAAACAAATGGATTTTTCTACTTCTAATTTTTATGGGTAGTAAAGTTTCTTTTTCTCAAATAATAGGTAAAGTTGTTGATAATGAAGATAATTATCCACTTGAATACGCAACAGCAGCTTTATATAATCAGGTTGATAAGAAGTTAGTTGCAGGGGTTGTTACCAATAATAATGGTGTTTTTTCAATTTCGAATATAAAACCAGGAACATATTATTTAGAAGCTTCTTTTATTGGTTATCAAGTAAAAACAATTTCTTCAATTGTTATAAATAGTAAAGGAGAGAAAAAAGATATAGGAACTATAAAAATTCTTCTGGGTTCTGGAAATCAATTAAATGAAGTAGTTATTAAAACTGAAAAGCAAACGGTTTCTCATAAAATTGATAGACAAGTTTTTGACACAAAAAAATACCAAAGTACAGTTGGTGGAAATGCAGTTGATGTTGTAAAAAATTTACCTTCTGTAACCATAGATGGTTTAGGGGAAATAAGTGTTCGTGGAAGTAAAGGTTTTACAGTTTTAATTAATGGAAAACCAACACAAGGAGATCCAACAACTATTTTAGCTCAATTACCAGCAAATGCAATGCAATCTATCGAATTAATTACGGCACCTTCTGCAAAATACGATCCTGAAGGAAAAGGAGGAATTATAAATATCTTAACTAAAAAAGGAGCAATTAACGGAATATTTGCACAAATAAATGTTCGAGGTGGATTTCCTTCCATTGAAGGTTATGATACGAAAGTTGCAGCAAAAAGATATGGAATTGATGCAACTATCAATAAAAGAACAGATAATTGGAATATTTCTGTAGGTGCCAGTTATCAAAAAAACGATAAAACAGGGAGAAGAGAAGGAGATATGTTTATTGTGAATACTCCAGAAAATAAAACAACTTTTTTACCTTCTGATGGCGAACGTAGTTTCGATGAAATTACATATAATGGTCGTTTTAATGTGGATTATACTCCAAATGAAAAAGATAATTTCTCTTTAGGATTTTTCGCAGGAAAAAGAACAAAAGAGCGTTTGGCAGATATTGTTTACTTCGATAATCATGCAATTTCTCCAATTAGGAGTAACAATCGTGAATATACATTTGCATATTACAATCATAACTTAAGAATTAGAAAAGGAGATTTTGCTTTAGGAAGTTTCGATTATTCGCATAAATTTGATAATAAATCTAAAATTTCTACTTCTATATTATATGAATACACTTTTTTAGGAGGACCAACAGAAAATGATAACTTAGGTTTTCCAGATAATACTATTGTGTATCAAAAAGAATTTAATACAAACGATAATCCTTTATATGGAACACGTTTCAACTTGGATTATCAATGGAAACCTTTTTCATTCGGTACTTTAGAAACTGGTTATCAGTATCGTGATTTAGATCACACAGGAAAATTTGTTTATGAAAGAGATGGTGTTTTAGTACCTGAATTTTCTAGTGATGTTAGTTTAAAAAGAGTAATTCATTCTGGTTACGCACAAATTACTGGAAAAAAAAATAAATGGGATTATGCTGTTGGTGCTCGTTTAGAATCTATGGATAGAGAGTATAAAGAAGCTTTACAGAGTGAAACTGCAGAAAATATATATGATTATGATTTTGTAAAGTTATTCCCTTCAGCATCTTTACAATACAAAATTGATGATAAAACAAACATAAAAACTGCATATAGTAAAAGGGTAGAAAGAACAACAACTTTTAAGATGAATAGTTTTGCAGAACGCGAACATTCAGAAGTTTTTGAGCAAGGAGATAATACTTTATTACCAGAATTTATAGATTTGGTTGAATTAGGAATTACTAAAAAACTAAAAGGAGGAAATTCCATTTATGGAACAGTTTATTACAGACATGTAAATAATGTAATTAATCGTGTAAACACTTTAGCTTACGAGAGTAATGGTGCAGTTTTAGATAGTATTATTAATCGAGTGTATTCAAATGTTGGTAAAAGCAATTCAATTGGTTTAGAAATAGGAGCAACTATAAAACCAGCTAAAAATTGGACGAATTTTATTGGAGCAAATGTTTATAATTACGCAATTAATGGCGTTTTAAATTTTAGACATAGAGATGGTGTAGAAAGAAATTATGATATTGATACAAAAGCAACAGTATATTCTTTCAATTTAAATTCTACTTATAATTTCTGGGAAAACGCTTCTTTGCAATTCACTTTTAATTATTTATCTGACAGAAATACAGCTATGGGTGAAGATTCTCGTTTTTATTCGCCAAACTTAACATTCCGTAAAAAATTTATGGACAATCGTTTAACAGCGACTTTGCAATGGCAAAATATGGATATGGGCTTGTTAAACACAAACGAACAGCGAATTACAACATCAAGAGCAAATCAGTTTTATACGACTACAAATTATAGATATGAAGTAGATATGGTTTCTTTAAACCTTTCTTACACATTTAATGCAGCTAAAAATAAATCTAAATTTATTGATAGTGAATTTGGAAAACGTGAGTTTTAA
- a CDS encoding cold-shock protein, whose protein sequence is MAKSQQTFSKSEKEKKRLKKRLDKQKKMDARKAEKEENGSTGIQFAYVDHNGNLTDTPPDPELKVEIELEDIEISVTKKEDLPEEDPVRKGKVSFFDTSKGFGFIIDTENNEKYFTHVSGLIDEIGENDKVSFELEKGMRGMNAVKVKRI, encoded by the coding sequence ATGGCAAAGTCGCAACAAACATTTAGTAAAAGTGAAAAAGAAAAGAAACGTTTAAAGAAACGTTTAGATAAACAGAAGAAGATGGACGCTCGAAAGGCGGAAAAGGAAGAAAACGGATCAACAGGAATCCAGTTTGCATATGTAGATCATAATGGAAATTTAACAGACACTCCACCAGATCCAGAATTAAAAGTAGAAATCGAATTAGAAGATATAGAGATTTCTGTAACTAAAAAAGAAGATTTACCAGAGGAAGATCCAGTAAGAAAAGGAAAAGTTTCTTTCTTCGATACTTCTAAAGGTTTTGGTTTTATTATCGATACAGAAAATAATGAAAAATATTTTACTCACGTTAGTGGTTTAATTGATGAGATTGGAGAAAACGACAAAGTTTCTTTCGAATTAGAGAAAGGTATGCGTGGTATGAATGCTGTTAAAGTGAAAAGAATCTAA
- a CDS encoding TetR/AcrR family transcriptional regulator, which translates to MKDLLSVLKISVPDKIFIKDPETSDLGRRIIENSIFLIDEIGFESFTFKKLGTKISSNESSIYRYFESKHMLLLYLSSWYWAWLEYKLVLETFSISNAYEKLEKAIITVTNKIIEDSKYSHINETILYKIIVNESSKSFLTKEVDSKNKEGYFEIYKRLISRLNEMILGVKPNYKYSFSLASTILEGGLHQHFLQEHFPSLTNIEKNNTPTQFFIQLAKTALQ; encoded by the coding sequence ATGAAAGATTTGTTATCTGTTTTAAAAATTTCTGTTCCAGATAAAATTTTTATTAAAGACCCAGAAACATCCGATTTAGGTAGAAGAATTATAGAAAATAGTATTTTTTTAATTGATGAAATTGGTTTCGAAAGCTTTACATTTAAAAAATTAGGCACAAAAATTAGTTCAAATGAGAGTTCTATTTATAGGTATTTTGAAAGTAAACATATGCTACTACTCTACCTATCTTCATGGTATTGGGCTTGGTTAGAATATAAATTAGTTTTAGAAACATTTAGTATTTCCAATGCTTACGAGAAATTAGAAAAAGCAATTATTACAGTTACAAATAAAATAATAGAAGACAGTAAATACTCTCATATTAACGAAACTATTTTATATAAAATTATTGTAAATGAAAGCTCTAAATCTTTTTTAACAAAAGAAGTCGATTCAAAAAATAAAGAAGGATATTTCGAAATTTACAAAAGGCTTATTTCTAGATTAAATGAAATGATTTTAGGCGTAAAACCAAATTATAAATATAGTTTTAGTTTGGCAAGTACTATTTTAGAAGGTGGTTTACACCAGCACTTTTTACAAGAACATTTCCCATCTTTAACAAATATCGAGAAAAACAATACACCCACTCAGTTTTTTATTCAATTAGCTAAAACCGCTTTACAATAG
- a CDS encoding peptidase domain-containing ABC transporter, whose translation MENNQLTPWKRFLGLLKLEKKDIFQIFYYAIFGGLVALSLPLGIQAIINLLQGAQISTSWVVLVILVTIGVIFSGSLQLMQLRIIETIQQRIFTRASFELSYRFPKIKMNELHKYYPPELANRFFDTLTIQKGLSKILIDVPTALLQIIFALILLSFYHPFFIIFGILLLLLIYIVFKFTAQRGLETSLIESKNKYKVAHWIQEVARTVVSFKLSGTTNLAMEKNDILVDEYLKSRENHFKILMIQFIQMISFKVIVTASLLLIGGALVLNQEMNIGQFVAAEIIILLVIASVEKLIIGLESFYDVLTSIEKIGQVVDMNLEPQEGEKPMFKDGLTVELDDVFYNVEEREKHIIKNISLTINPSSKILVMGESGAGKSSLLRLIAGVIQPTAGNVYINNLSLKSLHLNHYRSQLGLSLSGETPFEGTIRENLVFGNKSIDDNIIYNVLDVVGLNQFLKEQPNGLDTIIHPEGKQMSYTKAKKLILARAIIKQPKVMILEDPLDQFNLDETLRIIEYLTNPKQPWALIVVSSKKSWRTQCNQIITLKNGKIKSIKN comes from the coding sequence ATGGAAAATAATCAATTAACACCTTGGAAACGTTTTTTAGGCCTTTTAAAATTAGAAAAAAAAGATATTTTTCAAATTTTCTATTATGCAATTTTTGGAGGACTTGTAGCTCTTTCATTACCCTTAGGAATTCAAGCAATTATAAACTTACTACAAGGTGCACAAATTTCCACATCGTGGGTTGTGCTGGTTATTTTAGTTACGATTGGTGTTATTTTCTCTGGATCTTTGCAATTAATGCAATTAAGAATTATAGAAACCATTCAACAGCGAATATTTACAAGAGCATCTTTTGAGTTAAGTTATCGTTTTCCAAAGATTAAAATGAATGAATTACATAAATATTATCCACCAGAATTGGCAAATCGTTTTTTTGATACATTAACAATTCAGAAAGGATTATCTAAAATTTTAATTGATGTTCCAACAGCATTATTACAAATTATTTTTGCATTAATATTGTTATCATTCTATCATCCATTTTTTATCATTTTTGGAATTTTATTATTGCTTTTAATATACATCGTTTTTAAGTTTACTGCACAAAGAGGTTTAGAAACAAGTCTTATAGAATCTAAAAATAAGTATAAAGTTGCACATTGGATTCAGGAAGTTGCAAGAACCGTTGTTAGTTTTAAACTTTCTGGAACCACCAATTTAGCCATGGAAAAAAACGATATTTTAGTTGATGAGTATTTAAAATCTAGAGAAAATCACTTTAAAATTTTAATGATTCAATTCATACAAATGATTAGTTTTAAAGTAATTGTAACTGCTAGTTTACTTTTAATTGGTGGAGCTTTAGTATTAAATCAAGAAATGAATATAGGCCAATTTGTCGCAGCAGAAATTATTATTTTATTAGTAATTGCTTCTGTAGAAAAACTAATTATCGGTTTAGAATCTTTTTACGATGTTTTAACTTCCATTGAAAAAATAGGACAAGTTGTAGATATGAATTTAGAGCCTCAAGAAGGTGAAAAACCTATGTTTAAAGATGGCTTAACTGTTGAGTTAGATGATGTTTTTTACAATGTAGAAGAAAGGGAAAAACATATTATTAAAAACATTTCTTTAACCATTAACCCATCTAGTAAAATATTAGTTATGGGAGAAAGTGGTGCAGGAAAATCTAGTTTATTACGTTTAATTGCTGGTGTAATTCAACCTACTGCAGGAAATGTTTACATTAATAATTTATCTTTAAAGAGCCTACATTTAAACCATTATCGTTCTCAATTAGGTTTATCTCTTTCTGGAGAAACACCTTTTGAAGGAACCATTAGAGAAAATTTAGTTTTTGGAAATAAATCCATTGATGATAACATAATTTATAACGTTTTAGATGTTGTTGGTTTAAATCAATTTTTAAAAGAACAACCTAATGGTTTAGACACTATTATTCATCCAGAAGGTAAACAGATGTCTTATACAAAAGCGAAAAAATTAATTTTGGCAAGAGCCATTATTAAGCAACCAAAAGTAATGATTTTAGAAGATCCTTTAGACCAGTTTAATCTAGACGAAACTTTAAGAATTATCGAATATTTAACAAACCCTAAACAACCTTGGGCCTTAATTGTAGTAAGTAGTAAAAAAAGTTGGAGAACCCAATGTAACCAAATTATTACATTAAAAAATGGGAAAATTAAATCTATAAAAAACTAA